In the genome of Magnolia sinica isolate HGM2019 chromosome 2, MsV1, whole genome shotgun sequence, one region contains:
- the LOC131232385 gene encoding phenolic glucoside malonyltransferase 2-like, translated as MAEHHNVKVLDLCRVSPPPGSVPETTLPLTFFDVLWLLMPPVQRLFFYQFPQNPDNTITTTHFINTLLPKLKHSLSLSLRLFFPLAGNLTLSPINGEQEIRYVDGDSVSLTVAESDADFHRLAANHPRDVSELHPLVPQLPVSDPQNQPLLALQITLFPDSGICIGTSISHVVADGSSSMHFMKSWASICQSGDESLLKSRPFYDRSVATYLDGLRRLHLEQMANFKHDQAVESLKPRATPVLATFVLYRADIETLRRQVLALRSDAGQKPLHCSSFVLTCAYVWVCLIRTFGDDDRDKNVHFGFPVDCRARLVPPIPATYFGNCISGCMCNAKGSDLLTEDGLGLASEVIGRAIQALNDGVLNGVETFVPTAISIVASGERMGSVAGSPKFRVYDMDFGWGKPVKVEVLSIQETSAISLAESRDGEGGIEIGVVLPKCEMDRFASLFEKGMKKYP; from the coding sequence atggcaGAACACCACAACGTCAAGGTGCTGGACCTTTGTCGGGTCTCTCCCCCACCCGGATCTGTCCCCGAAACCACTCTCCCTCTCACCTTCTTCGACGTCCTCTGGTTACTAATGCCTCCGGTCCAACGCCTCTTCTTCTACCAATTCCCACAAAACCCTGATAACACCATCACCACAACCCACTTCATAAACACTCTCCTTCCCAAACTCAaacactccctctccctctccctccgtCTCTTCTTCCCTCTCGCCGGCAATCTCACCCTCTCTCCCATCAACGGCGAGCAAGAAATCCGCTATGTCGACGGCGACTCAGTCTCACTGACCGTCGCTGAGTCGGACGCAGATTTCCACCGACTCGCAGCAAACCACCCAAGAGATGTATCGGAATTACATCCACTCGTTCCTCAGTTGCCCGTTTCCGACCCTCAAAACCAACCTCTGCTAGCTTTGCAAATCACCTTATTTCCCGACTCTGGCATCTGTATTGGAACCAGCATAAGCCACGTGGTAGCAGATGGGAGCAGCTCCATGCACTTCATGAAATCGTGGGCTTCGATTTGTCAGTCCGGCGACGAATCATTACTCAAGTCACGGCCGTTCTACGACAGGTCCGTGGCCACATATCTCGACGGTCTCAGAAGACTTCATTTAGAACAGATGGCTAATTTCAAACACGACCAGGCCGTAGAGAGCTTAAAGCCTCGAGCAACCCCAGTCCTAGCCACGTTTGTCTTGTATCGGGCAGACATCGAGACGCTAAGGCGACAGGTCTTAGCCCTACGGAGCGACGCCGGCCAGAAACCATTACACTGCTCATCGTTCGTGCTAACGTGCGCATACGTGTGGGTTTGCTTGATCAGGACATTTGGGGATGATGACAGGGACAAAAACGTCCATTTCGGCTTTCCGGTGGACTGCCGGGCTCGGCTTGTACCGCCGATACCCGCTACGTATTTCGGGAACTGTATCAGTGGTTGTATGTGCAATGCGAAGGGGAGTGATTTGTTGACGGAAGACGGGTTGGGTCTCGCGTCGGAGGTCATCGGGAGAGCAATCCAAGCGTTGAATGACGGGGTCTTGAATGGCGTAGAGACTTTCGTACCGACAGCTATTTCTATTGTAGCATCAGGGGAGCGTATGGGATCTGTTGCTGGGTCGCCCAAGTTTCGGGTCTATGATATGGATTTCGGATGGGGAAAGCCTGTAAAGGTGGAAGTGTTGTCGATTCAAGAAACGAGTGCTATATCTCTTGCGGAGAGTAGAGATGGAGAGGGAGGGATCGAGATTGGGGTTGTCCTGCCCAAATGCGAAATGGACCGATTTGCTTCTCTGTTTGAGAAAGGTATGAAAAAATATCCGTAG